In Acidimicrobiia bacterium, the sequence TGCCGCCGCCGGCCGAGACTTCGGCGGTCTCCTCGGCAAGCGCTGACTGCGCCGCGGCCATGTCCTCCTGCATCTTCTGCATCTGGCGCATCATCTGGTTGAGCTGTGCGCCCTGACCTCCGGCCGGCTTCTGCTTCGCCATCACTGCTCCCGACCGACGCTCAACTGCCCGCGTCGCGCGGCAGCTCTTCGACGACGGTAGCCCCGAGCTGTTGCTGCAACAGGCTGACCGACGCGGGGGGCCCGAGCGGAGCGTCGGTGTTCTGCGAGAGATCGATGTCGGCCATCTCGACCATCTCAGGAGGTTCGTCGGCTCCCGAGGGACCGGACGCGGACGGCGCGTCACGCGTCGGCACGGGCGCCGGTTGACCACCGCCGAGCGAGAACTCCTCGGCCGGCTCGAGGTTGAAGCGCACCGTGCGGCCAAGGTGGTGCGCCAGCGCGGCACGAATCGTGTCGGCCTCCTTTTTGAAGCGCGGCTTGGCCGCTTCGATCACACCGGGCGGCACGCCGAACACCACGATGTCGCCGTCGACGCGCAACGGCTGCGCGTTCTGGACTGCGCTACGCGTCGCAACCGGGAGCTCCGGGAGGATCGAACCCCAGGCGATGATCACGTCATCGAGCTCGAGCCGGGCGGCGGAGTCGTCCGGGGGTGGAGCGGCTGGTGACGCTTCAACCACTTGCTCGGGCGACGCCGCTTCCACCGGTGTTGGCTCGTCGACCGCGGGTGCGTTGGCGGCTTCAGCGCGCACGGCGCCGATGGTGCGGCCCGGCGCACGCGGGTCAGGAGGCGGCGGTGCCTCCGATGCCGGTGCTGCGGATGCAGGTGATGCAGGTGTGGCGCCACTGGCGAGCGCACGCTCGAGACGTTCGATGCGCTCCACCACCGTCTGCAGCGGTGGGCCCGCGTCGCGACGGCTGAGGCGCACGAGCGCGACCTCGAGCACGAGGCGTGGGTCGGCGGCCTCGGTGCCGCGCATGTCGGTGACCGCTTGGCCGAGCGTCTCGATCGCCCGAACGAGCGCGGCATTGCCAAGGGCGAGTCCGAGCTGGCGCAGGCGTTCCTTCTCCTCCTCGGACGCGTCGACCCGCACTCGCCCGGCGCCGGCCGTGAGGAGAAACCCGTCGCGGGCCGTGCCCAAGAGGTCTTCAGCCGCGCGCCTCGGGTCGTGGCCCGCCTCGAGGAGCTCGCCCAACGCGACCAAGGCGCCCGGCGAATCTTCCCCGGCGATCGACTCGAGGATGCGCACACGCAGTGGGAACGGTGCGCCGCCGAAGAGCGCCGCAACGGCCGCCGCTTCGAGCGGTCCGGTCTCGTGTGCAAGCGCCTGATCGAGCAGCGACTCCGCGTCGCGAGCAGAGCCCGCGCCAGCGGCGGCGATGACGGCGAGGGCCTCGGCGTCGGCCTCGACCCCCTCACGCGCGCACAGATCGCCGAGGCGAGTCACCAGCTGCTCGATCGACAGCAGCGTGAACTCAAAGTGCTGCGTGCGTGACCGGATGGTGGGAAGCACCTTCTCGGGATTCGTGGTTGCGAGCACGAACACGACGTGGCTAGGCGTCTCTTCGAGCGTCTTCAGAAGCGCGTTGGCCGCTGGGTCGGTGAGCATGTGCACCTCGTCCAGCACGTAAACCTTCGTCTTCGCACCACCGCCCATGCCGAGCGTCGAGCTCTCGATGACATCGCGGATGTTGTCGATGCCGCGGTTCGAAGCCGCGTCGAGCTCGAAGAGATCGAGGAAGGTGCCGGTTGCGATCGCGCGGCAGTTGTCACACGCGTCGCACGGCTCGCCATCGGGACCGATGTTCATGCAGTTCAGGGCCTTCGCGAGGATCCGCGCCGTTGTGGTCTTGCCGGTTCCGCGTGGTCCGGAAAAGAGGTACGCGTGCCCGACCCGCTCATCGCGCACCGCGTTGCGCAACGCAGTGGTGACGTGCTCCTGGCCGACGAGCTCGTCGAAGCGCTGCGGCCGATACTTCCGATACAACGACTGATACGGCACGTCCTCGACCTTACCGAGCAGGGACAGAGGTGCGGACCGTGCACCCGCCGTCGACTCGGGGCCGCCGCGGAACGGCGATCCGACGCAGCTCAGGCCAGGCTTGCCTGCGGCACACGGGAAAGTCCGCTGAGAGCTGCTTCCTTCCGGACCTGACTCGGTTTGCGGGATCCCGTTGCGCAGGACCCGGCCCTCGACGCCGCGCCGGGACCGATCGTGCGGCGGTCCGAGCCTCGGGAGGGAATTCAGCCCCCCGTGCGTGGATTGGGGGTACAGGGCACCACGAGCTCCCCGCCTAGCACGGTCCGCGCTGCGACCTTATCCGGGACACGTACGATCGCCGATCCGGGAGGGATGCGAGAGCGGCCGAATCGGCACGCTTGGAAAGCGTGTGTGGGGCAACTCACCGTGGGTTCGAATCCCACTCCCTCCGCATGACCGACGCTGCGTGGCACGACCACATGGGCGTTGCGCTCGACGAGGCGCGGGATGCTTTGGCGCACGATGACGTGCCTATTGGCGCGGTAGTGGTTGACGTCGCGAGTGGTGTGGTGCTGGCGCGGCGGCACAACGAGCGAGAGGTCTCGACCGACCCGACGGCTCAC encodes:
- the dnaX gene encoding DNA polymerase III subunit gamma/tau, translated to MPYQSLYRKYRPQRFDELVGQEHVTTALRNAVRDERVGHAYLFSGPRGTGKTTTARILAKALNCMNIGPDGEPCDACDNCRAIATGTFLDLFELDAASNRGIDNIRDVIESSTLGMGGGAKTKVYVLDEVHMLTDPAANALLKTLEETPSHVVFVLATTNPEKVLPTIRSRTQHFEFTLLSIEQLVTRLGDLCAREGVEADAEALAVIAAAGAGSARDAESLLDQALAHETGPLEAAAVAALFGGAPFPLRVRILESIAGEDSPGALVALGELLEAGHDPRRAAEDLLGTARDGFLLTAGAGRVRVDASEEEKERLRQLGLALGNAALVRAIETLGQAVTDMRGTEAADPRLVLEVALVRLSRRDAGPPLQTVVERIERLERALASGATPASPASAAPASEAPPPPDPRAPGRTIGAVRAEAANAPAVDEPTPVEAASPEQVVEASPAAPPPDDSAARLELDDVIIAWGSILPELPVATRSAVQNAQPLRVDGDIVVFGVPPGVIEAAKPRFKKEADTIRAALAHHLGRTVRFNLEPAEEFSLGGGQPAPVPTRDAPSASGPSGADEPPEMVEMADIDLSQNTDAPLGPPASVSLLQQQLGATVVEELPRDAGS